Proteins from a genomic interval of Ficedula albicollis isolate OC2 chromosome 9, FicAlb1.5, whole genome shotgun sequence:
- the MYNN gene encoding myoneurin, translating to MQYSHHCEHLLERLNKQREAGFLCDCTVVIGEFQFKAHRNVLASFSEYFGAFYRDASDNNVVLDQTQVKADGFQKLLEFIYTGNLNLDSWNVKEIHQAADYLKVEEVVTKCKIKMEDFAFIANPSSTETSSITGNVEVNQQTCLLTLRDYNNREEKEDAAAAELVQPQAKKASLEKKSPQPKKRKKNFSPPKSTENKSLQYQNEVAENTSFEMFLDANKLATHITEQAAQGSDNSELQLAAVVESETLAAQDILAQTMAAKQKRGKPQQSCALKEHCMSNIASDKGTYQLERSGEELDHKFSKAKPVCNTCGKVFSEASSLRRHMRIHKGVKPYVCQLCGKAFTQCNQLKTHVRTHTGEKPYKCELCDKGFAQKCQLVFHSRMHHGEEKPYKCDVCNLQFATSSNLKIHARKHSGEKPYVCDRCGQRFAQASTLTYHVRRHTGEKPYVCDSCGKAFAVSSSLITHSRKHTGEKPYICGICEKSFISSGELNKHFRSHTGERPFICEMCGNSYTDIKNLKKHKTKVHTGPETSPDSTALDNSFNEQESIQGQKSPLSETIDVKPSEMSLALPLPIGTEDHQMLLPVTGSQSPSSETLLRSAVTGYSEPQFIFLQQLY from the exons ATGCAGTATTCCCATCACTGTGAGCACCTGCTGGAGAGGCTGAACAAGCAGCGAGAGGCCGGGTTCCTCTGCGACTGCACCGTGGTCATCGGGGAATTCCAGTTCAAAGCACACAGGAATGTGCTTGCCTCCTTCAGCGAGTATTTCGGGGCCTTTTACAGAGATGCGTCTGACAACAACGTTGTCTTGGATCAGACTCAAGTGAAAGCTGATGGATTCCAAAAGCTCCTGGAATTTATTTATACAGGAAACTTAAACCTTGACAG CTGGAATGTTAAAGAGATTCATCAGGCTGCTGACTATCTCAAAGTAGAAGAAGTGGTCACTAAATGCAAGATCAAGATGGAGGACTTTGCTTTTATTGCTAATCCCTCTTCCACAGAGACTTCCAGTATCACTGGGAATGTTGAAGTGAACCAGCAGACCTGCCTCCTGACTCTCCGAGATTACAATAAccgggaggagaaggaagatgctgctgctgcagagttgGTTCAACCACAGGCAAAGAAAGCATCTCTAGAAAAGAAATCTCCTCAACCCAAAAAGCGAAAGAAGAATTTCAGCCCCCCCAAAAGCACGGAGAATAAATCCCTACAGTATCAGAACGAGGTGGCTGAGAACACGTCCTTTGAGATGTTTTTAGATGCAAATAAGCTGGCCACCCACATAacagaacaggctgcccagggcagtgataACTcggagctgcagctggcagcagtggtggAGAGCGAAACGCTGGCAGCACAGGATATCCTGGCCCAGACCATGGCAGCCAAACAGAAACGGGGAaagcctcagcagagctgtgccctgaaGGAGCACTGCATGTCCAACATAGCCAGTGACAAGGGCACTTACCAGCTGGAGAGGTCGGGGGAGGAGCTGGACCACAAGTTCTCCAAAGCCAAGCCAGTGTGCAACACCTGTGGGAAGGTGTTCTCCGAAGCGAGCAGCCTCCGTCGGCACATGAGGATACACAAAGGGGTGAAGCCCTACGTGTGCCAGCTCTGTGGGAAGGCCTTCACCCAGTGCAATCAGTTGAAAACACATGTAAGAACTCACACAG GGGAGAAGCCCTACAAGTGTGAACTGTGTGACAAAGGCTTTGCCCAGAAGTGCCAGCTGGTGTTCCACAGCCGGATGCACCACGGAGAGGAGAAGCCTTACAAATGTGATGTCTGCAACCTGCAGTTTGCAACCTCAAGCAACCTGAAGATCCATGCCAG GAAGCACAGCGGGGAGAAGCCGTACGTGTGCGACCGCTGCGGGCAGCGCTTCGCGCAGGCCAGCACGCTGACGTACCACGTGCGGCGGCACACCGGCGAGAAGCCCTACGTCTGCGACAGCTGCGGCAAAGCCTTCGCCGTGTCCAGCTCGCTCATCACCCACTCCCGCAAGCACacag GAGAGAAGCCATATATCTGTGGCATTTGTGAAAAGAGTTTTATTTCCTCTGGAGAGCTCAATAAACATTTTCGGTCCCATACAG GTGAAAGGCCATTTATCTGTGAAATGTGTGGAAATTCCTATACAGATATAAAAAATCTTAAGAAGCACAAAACGAAAGTTCACACAG GACCTGAAACTTCCCCTGATTCTACTGCACTTGATAATTCTTTCAATGAACAAGAATCCATTCAGGGTCAGAAAAGTCCTTTATCAGAGACCATAGATGTGAAACCCTCTGAGATGTCTTTAGCACTTCCTCTCCCCATTGGGACTGAAGACCATCAGATGCTGCTCCCCGTGACAGGGAGCCAGTCCCCTTCATCAGAAACATTACTGAGATCTGCTGTGACTGGATATTCAGAACCtcagtttattttcctgcagcagttatactga